In the Leptospira stimsonii genome, CTGCAAGATATGCTCTTTGAATTCTCTGATCGAAGGTTTTGTTCGGCGAAGACGATTCTTATAGTAAAAAATCGACCGAGAAATCCCTAATGCGGAAGCGATTCTTGTCATTGGAAACCTTCGATTCCTTCCAATGGCTTTTGCGAGATCAGTTTTTTTTTACGAGCAAGGATGACCGCTTCTTTGAGAATCTCGTTCTCTTCCGTCTTTCTTCCGAGAAGGCGTTCCAAATTCTTTATTCTCTGTTCGAGCTTTTTATACTCTGATTCAGGGACCAAGTTCTCTTCATTCTCGATTCCTTTGCTTGCACCGTTTTCCATAAACCGCCTCCACTGGAAGAGCTGACTGGGGCATATATTATACTTTCTCGCAACTAAAGAAACCGAATTTCCCGGTTCAAATGTCTCTTTTACTATCTGTTCCTTTTCTATCGACGACCATCTTCTTCTTCTCTGAACAGAGCTGATTACGTGGACAGTATCATTGATACTAGTACTATTCATAGCATTACTCCTATTGTCTCGGAGCTATCTGAGGTGTACGGTTTTAAGTGGGGTAACTACACACCTGACCACACTTGGGTCGATACGGCATCGACAATAGTACCACCGTTGTTTAATATATAATCAAGTCCACCGACCCTCGAATCATTTTGACGAATCGTATTCGTTCCTACTAAACCTGCATATTTTCCATCCTGAAGCTGATCATGAGTTTTTCTAAACCAGTAAACACAATAATCAGCTCGCCCAGGCATATCTGGATACCTTTCCCTTATTAGATTTACATATTCATGATCCATTTCCATTTTCATTTTATTTTTTGACTGATATGGAGGATTTCCGATTATTACATCCGCATTAGGCCAAGGATCTAATATTGCATCAGCGCAATATATGTTTTTATTTAGCGTGTCAAGAGGTAAACCTTGATCTAGAATTAATCCTAAAGAATCGAACGGCTCTATTCTCTTATTCCATTCGGCAGATAGTATTTCTTTGCCAAGCATCATTGTCATCTTCGCTACTTCTACTGCTATCGGCTGAATATCAATACCATAGAATTGCTTAATGGAAACTTTAGATAGACCTAATTTTAAATGTTTTGTTGTTTTAAAGTTAAGTGCAATTTTTTCGATAATCATGAATTCTATATCTTTTAATACTTTAAAGGCTACATACAAAAAATTTCCACAACCACATGAAGGATCCAGAACTTTGAAATTCGACAATTCCTCTAATAGAATTGTTAGCTCGCCTAAAGTTTTTGCTTTTTCAATTTTTGCCTTCCAAGGTTTAATAATAGTTGGATTTACTATTTTTAAAATATCAGGCTCTCTTGTAAAATGAGCACCGAAGGTATGTCTTTCCGTTGAAGTTAGCGTGCTTTCAAATAGAGAACCAAAAATTACTGGATTTACATTTTGCCATTTTTTTTCAGAGGCTTCTTTTAGAATTTCTAAAGATTTATGATCTAAGTCCAGCGGATCAACTATTTCAAAAAGTCCACCATTAAAATATTCAATTTCTCTGAACCGTCCAGCAGGTGCCTGTTTTGGTGAAGCCATTTGCTTGAACAAAGAACCAAACAAATCGAAACTACTTTCACCCTTTAAGCAATCTCGAATAAGTTTTGAAAAAAATCCATTTGGCAGTAAGCCAAAATCCTCGGAAAATAATGCCAACACACATTGTAGCAAGAATCTTTGTACCTTTTGTCGATCCTGACCTAATTCATATACTTGATACTTAAAAATTGTTCCAATGAGTTTCGCCGCTTCTTCGGATATCTCTTCAACGTTATTTCTAAATATAGGTTCCGAATTATTTGGAAGTAGAAAGTTAAATGCTGTTAATCTATCTGGTAGTTCCTTTAAGTAAATCTCGTCAACAGGTGATAAATATCGGTAAATTATAAACTTTTCAAAATTGCAAAGAATAATATACTCTGGTTTTTGCGCCCCTTCACCCATTATTGTCTCTGGATTCATCTCTATCCAATAGTCGCGCGCTTGTGGAAAATGAGTTTCTAGATATTTCTCACCTTTCTTTTTCATTTCGATTAGTACTCCTGGCCGCTTCGGAGGTAACCATATACAATCTGCAAATTTAGTCTTGCCAGTTGAAAACTTAATTCGGGTTTCTAAGGAACCATTAGCTTCGATTATTCCCCCATGGCCAAAAGCGCGAAATAGTCTATCTATGTATAACTGGGCTTCACCTTTTTCGTCTCCTTTTAGATTATTTGCAAATTCTATAAATTCTCTAATTGATTCTTTTTGCATAATTTAAAGCTCACATATTTTTTATTTAATATTTTTAATAAATTCTTTTTCACAATTAGAGTTCTAAAGACTCTATATTAAGATTAATTTTGCCAATGGGCGAATAGAAGAAACGTTCTGAAATTTATGCAATTTTATCTAAATACAAAAAAAATTTTGTTTTGGCTTTGGCCTTTTTCGACTTCCAATAACGTGTAATTCTGTCACTGAAACGCTCTTCCATTTTATATGTTCTGGCACATCGGTAACACTACAAACACGAGACATGGGTTACACCGTTTCGTTGTAGTTGTTTTCAAAGAGAATTCCAACAAACAATGCAAGCATCGATTAGATCGTCGGATACTAAGTAAGCAATCCAACCTGTAAAAAGTATCAAACCGAAACCAAGCATAAACATGATAAAAAGAAGAGCGTAACGCATTCCTTTAGATAAATCTGGGCTTAACGTCCCCGAAAGATTGTTTTGAGTGATGGTGAATGCTTCAAGTAAGAGCGACATACCGAGAATAATGTATAATAGCTTGTGCTTTTCTAAATCAAGATTTGCAATGAGAATGAAACCTAAGATAAAGACAACGGCAATGCGGCCTACTGACCAAGTGCCAAGGTTTAATATTACTTTTTGTTCTTTTTCAATATCCATGATTTTCTCATTGTTCTATATTCAATGAAATCGTCAACATTTCGAGCTGGAGTTATCCCCAAAAATCATATAGCCAATGTTAGCCCTTTTTCGATAACTTCATTCAACACCATTAAGTATCTTTTCAATTCTTTTAACCCTTCCTTATTTCCCCATATAAGATTTCAAAATAGATAAATCAACAGGAAGGGTCGGAGAGCTGTCCCCTTGCAATAATCCTGAATCAGCTCTTCCGAAGCGAGCTTGTAAAACTAAGTTACGATCCTCTTTATGAAGCGCTTCTTCTTTTAACATAGATAGATAAACATGACTTAGCTGAAACCTTTCTTTAGCATCTACTGAAAGATGATAATTACTCAGCATTAACTTAATTGCGATTCGTAACAGGTATAAGAGAGTAGAAATAGCAATACCAATTAGAAGTGTACCTTTGACCCCTTCTAATGAGATTATTTCCGGTTTCCAATGCTCTGGATAAAAAAAGAATATTGTACTTGTAAATGCGATTGTCAGAATGCCTAGTCCGATCGAACAATTGCGCCATAAATCTCCTTTACTGCGGTAAAATACTTCTAATTCTTCCCAGTATTTTGCCGACCAGAAATTCTAAGTTTCTCTTCGTAATTAAAGAGTACTTCACTAAATTTATCCTTATATGATACTTCGAAATCATCGATTCTCTTTTTCTGTTTGGCTTGTTCTTTATCACTTGAATTTTTATATTCTACCAATGTCTTGTGGAATTCTTCTATAATGTTATTGCTTTTCGATATTGTATCGAATGTTGACTTTTGCATTTCAGAATTCAATTCTTTACCCTTAATGAATATTTCCTCAATTCCACCTGGAAAGTATTGCGGATTATCGAGTAGCAATGTTTTGATATAGCCCGAGAAGTATTCTTTGTTTAATCGATTACCATTGAAATTTCCTCTAAAATAATCCATAATTGCATTTGCCTCGGTCTGAGTCTGTGGATTTAAAAAAAGAACTTTCATTCCTAAATCTGTTTTGCTATTGAATTTAATTAAATCATTATTCTGAATATTATAATGAATTTCATTTAATATTGAATCAAATTGAGATTGATTTTTGGTTTTAGAAAATGATTGAATTGAATTGTTCAAATTCTCATACAAATTATTATAATATTGAAATAATCCAGAATTATTTCCAATAAAATTATCCTTCCAAATATTTACTTCTTCTTTTAAAAAAGATAATAATTCTTTTGATTCTTTAAATTCGACAAAAGAATTGCCAAAAGGTATTTTCCACATTCTATGATTTCTATTAAAAATTAGATTGAACTCTTCCACTCGGAATCTCCAATTATATTATCTGAATATTCAGAATATGAAGGAATTAAACTAAAGGCAATAAAAAAGCAAATTACCTATTAGGAATTGCCTATGAATAAATTTGATAGGAGTCCGAATAACTTCGAACCGAGTCCAGAAATATAAAGAAAAATCCCCCCAAAGATCGAAATCGCTCCGCCAATCACAAAAACCAGAATCCAATTCTTCACCGATCTCCCGAATTCCGCGTCCGCCTTACGGGATTCTGCGACTTTCATCCAGTAAATCGCAAAAGATTTTTCCCGGAAAAACGCGTCTAACGCCCTTCTCCTACCCTCTTCGTTATCCTGACAGATTTGTTCGATTTCAACGGGATCGTTGGATTTCTTTCTCTTAGAATTGTTTTCTTTTAAGTACTGAACTTCCGATTTGTAATCGAAGATCGGTTCATCCGGTGGCGTTGAGCAATTCGAAAAAGAAATGAAACTGAAAAGAAGGATAGAAAGTATTTTTCTCATTGTTTTTCCTCCGGAGAGAAACCCTTCTTACCGATGAACCCGATCGCCGCGAAACCGGCAGCCATACCTATCGCGGCTTGAGGCCAATCCGCTTTTTCGAGAAAAACACTTATAACAGAACCGAGTACGATTAAAATTCCTAGTATCGTTGAAATGATTCCTTTAGTAGAGTTGTCGAGAAGATATTTCCATAAAGACTTTGCGTGTTTTACCAAGATCAGATTCCTCCTTGAGTCAGGTAAATATAGGAAGCGCGCTTCCCCGCGTTTTTGTCTCTTCCGCAATGAGCGACGAGCTTCGCCGCTTCATATCGGTTATAAATTACTTTTTCTTTGTAGCCTGTGTTCCAGTTACCGTTTGAATCGATAACGTT is a window encoding:
- a CDS encoding transposase, which gives rise to MNSTSINDTVHVISSVQRRRRWSSIEKEQIVKETFEPGNSVSLVARKYNICPSQLFQWRRFMENGASKGIENEENLVPESEYKKLEQRIKNLERLLGRKTEENEILKEAVILARKKKLISQKPLEGIEGFQ
- a CDS encoding DNA methyltransferase, with amino-acid sequence MQKESIREFIEFANNLKGDEKGEAQLYIDRLFRAFGHGGIIEANGSLETRIKFSTGKTKFADCIWLPPKRPGVLIEMKKKGEKYLETHFPQARDYWIEMNPETIMGEGAQKPEYIILCNFEKFIIYRYLSPVDEIYLKELPDRLTAFNFLLPNNSEPIFRNNVEEISEEAAKLIGTIFKYQVYELGQDRQKVQRFLLQCVLALFSEDFGLLPNGFFSKLIRDCLKGESSFDLFGSLFKQMASPKQAPAGRFREIEYFNGGLFEIVDPLDLDHKSLEILKEASEKKWQNVNPVIFGSLFESTLTSTERHTFGAHFTREPDILKIVNPTIIKPWKAKIEKAKTLGELTILLEELSNFKVLDPSCGCGNFLYVAFKVLKDIEFMIIEKIALNFKTTKHLKLGLSKVSIKQFYGIDIQPIAVEVAKMTMMLGKEILSAEWNKRIEPFDSLGLILDQGLPLDTLNKNIYCADAILDPWPNADVIIGNPPYQSKNKMKMEMDHEYVNLIRERYPDMPGRADYCVYWFRKTHDQLQDGKYAGLVGTNTIRQNDSRVGGLDYILNNGGTIVDAVSTQVWSGV